GTCCTACGGAGGAGGATGCCGATGCTGACCGTCATGGGATTCGCGACGATCGTCGCCGTGCTGGGCCTGCTGCTGTCCAACCGGGTCAGCGCGGTGGTCGCGCTCATCGGCGTCCCCGTGCTGGCCGCGTTCGCCGCAGGCTTCTCCCCGGCCGAGGTCGGCGAGTTCGTCGGCGCGGGCCTGAGTGGTGTGGCCGGGACGGCGGCGATGTTCGTCTTCGCCATCCTCTACTTCGGCGTCATGCGCGACGCCGGCCTGTTCGACCCGATCATCCGGCGCGTGCTGGGGTTCGCTGGGAGCAACCCGGTGACGATCGCGATCGCCACGGTGGTACTGGCCATGGCCGCCCACCTGGACGGCGCCGGCGCCACCACCTTCCTCATCACCATCCCGGCCATGATCCCCCTCTACGACGCCCTCGGGATGCGCCGGCTGGTGCTGGCGGCCCTGACCGGTCTGGGTGCGGGCATCATGAACCTGGTGCCGTGGGGCGGCCCGACCGCCCGCGCCGCGACCGCGACGGGCATCGACGCCAACGAGATCTGGGTGCCGCTGATACCGGCCCAGGCGGTCGGCGCCGTCGCCTGCGTCGCGATCGCCTACCTCCTGGGCCGGCGCGAGAAGGCGCGGATCGCCGGCGCCAGGCCCGTCGCCGCCACCGCGGGAGGGGGCGGCGTCGGGCGCGCCGACGCGATCGCCTCCCCCGGTGCGGCCTCGTCCGATGCCGGCGGCGCCCCCGACGAGGGGCTGCGCCGGCCCGGACTGTTCTGGGTGAACGTCGCGCTGACGCTGGCCGCCGTCGCCGTGCTGATCTCCGGGCTGCTGCCGCCGGAGCTGGTGTTCATGCTGGCGCTGGTGGTCGCGCTGGTGGTCAACTATCCCGGTCTGAAGAACCAGACCGACCGCGTCAACGCCCACGCCCAGGGCGCGATCCTCATGGCCAGCACCCTGCTCGCCGCCGGCGTGTTCCTCGGCATCATGGAGGAGAGCGGCATGATCGACGGCATGGCCCGGGCCATGACCGCCGCCATGCCCGACGCGCTCGGCCCCGGGCTGCCCCTGCTCGTCGGCGTCCTGGCGGTTCCGCTGAGCCTGCTGTTCGGCCCGGACGCCTACTACTTCGCCGTTCTGCCGGTGCTGACCGCGGTCGGGGACGCGTTCGGCGTCTCGTCGCTGAGCCTCGCCCAGGCCTCGGTGGTGGGCGAGGAGACGGTCGGCTTCCCGATCAGCCCGCTCACCGGTTCGTTCTACCTGCTCACCGGCTTGTCCGGGGTGTCGATCGGATCGCACATCCGGTTCCTGCTGCCGTGGGCCTGGCTGGTGAGCCTGGTGGTGCTGGCCGCCGCCGCACTGACCGGGGCCATACCGCTGTGGGCCGGCTGAGCCCGCCCGCAGCACCGCATCGATCATCTTGGAGGAATGAGCATTGAACACGACGGGGGCCCGGATCGGCTGCGGAGCGGGGTTCGCGGCCGACCGGATAGAGCCGGCGGTCGACCTGGTCGAGCGCGGGCGGCTGAACGCCATCGCACTGGAGTGCCTGGGCGAACGCACCGTTTCCCTGGCCGCCCTGCGGCGGCTGGCCGATCCCGGCGGCGGCTTCGACCCGATGCTGGCCAAACGGGTGCGGCCGCTGCTGGAGCCGCTGGCCCGCACCGGCACCCGGCTCGTCACCAACGCCGGCGCGGCCAACCCGCTGGCCGCGGCCCGCATGGTG
This sequence is a window from Spinactinospora alkalitolerans. Protein-coding genes within it:
- a CDS encoding CitMHS family transporter; protein product: MLTVMGFATIVAVLGLLLSNRVSAVVALIGVPVLAAFAAGFSPAEVGEFVGAGLSGVAGTAAMFVFAILYFGVMRDAGLFDPIIRRVLGFAGSNPVTIAIATVVLAMAAHLDGAGATTFLITIPAMIPLYDALGMRRLVLAALTGLGAGIMNLVPWGGPTARAATATGIDANEIWVPLIPAQAVGAVACVAIAYLLGRREKARIAGARPVAATAGGGGVGRADAIASPGAASSDAGGAPDEGLRRPGLFWVNVALTLAAVAVLISGLLPPELVFMLALVVALVVNYPGLKNQTDRVNAHAQGAILMASTLLAAGVFLGIMEESGMIDGMARAMTAAMPDALGPGLPLLVGVLAVPLSLLFGPDAYYFAVLPVLTAVGDAFGVSSLSLAQASVVGEETVGFPISPLTGSFYLLTGLSGVSIGSHIRFLLPWAWLVSLVVLAAAALTGAIPLWAG